The Osmerus eperlanus chromosome 12, fOsmEpe2.1, whole genome shotgun sequence genome has a segment encoding these proteins:
- the rbp4 gene encoding retinol-binding protein 4 gives MLRIAVVLSILAVCLAQDCQVANIKVKENFDRNRYTGTWYAVAKKDPVGLFLLDNVVAHFKVEEGGKMTATAHGRVIILNNWEMCANMFGTFEDTPDPAKFKMRYWGAASYLQTGYDDHWVIDTDYDNYAIHYSCREIDTDGTCLDGYSFIFSRHSTGLRPEDQRIVTQKKQELCFLGKYRRVTHTGFCESS, from the exons ATGCTGAGGATAGCTGTGGTTCTCTCTATCCTGGCAGTGTGCTTGGCACAGGACTGTCAGGTTGCCAACATCAAGGTCAAGGAGAACTTTGACAGAAACAGG TACACAGGCACCTGGTATGCTGTGGCCAAGAAAGATCCGGTTGGTCTGTTCCTTCTGGACAACGTGGTCGCCCATTTCAAAGTGGAGGAGGGCGGGAAGATGACAGCCACTGCCCATGGCAGGGTCATTATTCTGAA CAACTGGGAGATGTGCGCTAACATGTTCGGCACCTTCGAGGACACTCCTGATCCCGCCAAATTCAAGATGAGATACTGGGGGGCTGCCTCTTACCTGCAGACTGGGT ACGATGACCACTGGGTGATCGACACCGACTACGACAACTACGCAATCCATTACTCCTGCAGAGAGATCGACACTGACGGCACCTGTCTGGACGGCTACTCCTTCATCTTCTCACGCCACTCCACAGGCCTGCGGCCTGAGGACCAGCGCATCGTCACCCAGAAGAAACAGGAACTCTGCTTCCTCGGCAAATACAGACGCGTCACACACACTG GTTTCTGTGAGAGCAGTTAA